The window GACGGCTCATGGTGGACGAGGCGCAGCACGAGGAGGGCGCGATGAGTTCGAGGAAGATCCTGCTTCCCTGTTCGATCCTGTTCCTGTCGATCCTGTTCTTGGTCGCAGCGGCCACGCTCGGGTCCGCGGCGATGCAGATGCGCGCGCAGGTGGTCGCGAGCGGCGGCGCGCAGATGCAGGGCGAGGACTTCGCCATCCGCTGCACCGTCGGCCAGCCCGGCATCGGGGTGATCACCAATCCCTGGCACATCGACAACGTCGGCTTCTGGGGTCCCGTCTGGTGGAGCGCGAGCGACACTCCCGAGCCGGTCGCGGTGCTTCCGGCCTCGTTCGCACTGCGGGCCGCATTCCCGAATCCCCTCTCCGAGCAGACGACGATCCGGTATGCGGTGCCGAGGCGCTCGATCGTTTCCGTGAAGCTCTACGACCCATTGGGGCGGGAGGTGCGGGCGCTCGTCGACGGTTGGTCCGAGCCCGGCGACCGGATCGCGAGCCTCGACGCTTCGGGCCTGCCCGGCGGCGTCTATCTCTGCCGCATGGTCGCCGAGGGGTTCGCCAAGACGGAGAAGCTGGTGGTGGTGAAGTAGCGGTCTACAGGGCGAGGCGCGGGACGTGTCCGGCGGAGCGACGCCACGGCTCCACCTCTCCAGAAGACACTCGTCATGGAGGCACCGATGAGGACAAAGACGCAAGCGACCCCGGTCGCGATCATGGGCGCGCCG is drawn from Candidatus Eisenbacteria bacterium and contains these coding sequences:
- a CDS encoding T9SS type A sorting domain-containing protein, producing MVDEAQHEEGAMSSRKILLPCSILFLSILFLVAAATLGSAAMQMRAQVVASGGAQMQGEDFAIRCTVGQPGIGVITNPWHIDNVGFWGPVWWSASDTPEPVAVLPASFALRAAFPNPLSEQTTIRYAVPRRSIVSVKLYDPLGREVRALVDGWSEPGDRIASLDASGLPGGVYLCRMVAEGFAKTEKLVVVK